A genomic window from Gossypium hirsutum isolate 1008001.06 chromosome D10, Gossypium_hirsutum_v2.1, whole genome shotgun sequence includes:
- the LOC121222090 gene encoding transcription factor bHLH144-like, with product MVVFPPCAKHLPPLHGIEFQPFEVCPKIFVIFNQTDNRNQVLFNPAITNKFHGNGLNVFANYNDGKYERKDVYDVGEETSSFLKEDSDDIDALLSSEEEEQVEYDEEEVSTARTFGNYELDTADSRSAHGSKLEIIKSPKHPQVSMELN from the coding sequence AACACTTGCCGCCCCTCCATGGCATTGAGTTTCAACCCTTTGAGGTTTGTCCCAAGATCTTTGTTATTTTCAATCAGACTGATAATAGGAACCAAGTCTTGTTCAACCCGGCTATCACAAACAAGTTTCATGGTAATGGATTAAATGTTTTTGCAAATTACAATGATGGCAAGTATGAGAGGAAAGATGTTTATGATGTGGGAGAAGAAACATCCTCTTTTCTGAAAGAGGATTCGGATGATATTGATGCACTGCTCAGCTCGGAAGAGGAAGAACAAGTTGAGTATGACGAAGAAGAGGTTAGCACAGCCCGAACCTTTGGAAATTATGAATTGGATACTGCTGATTCTCGCTCTGCTCATGGCTCGAAACTGGAAATTATCAAATCGCCAAAGCACCCTCAAGTCTCGATGGAGCTGAATTGA